The DNA segment AGCGGCGTTTGTTTTTTTCTATCTTGCCGAGGACAAAGAAACCAGAGCCAAAGATCACATCATCGGTATTCACGATGGTGGTCGGTTGAAAGCGATCCAGAGGGAAATTGGCGGCCTTAACGGCTTTAATCAACATTGCGTTTTTCTTTTTTGCTGATTTTCGCCCGGCGATATACTGAACAATGCGCACCTTTCCCGCCAGTTCACCGCTATTCCAGCTTCGGTAGCTAAACGTATCGCGATTATCCAGCAGCAATTCGCCGCGATCCGTAATGACAATCGGCTTAACCGGCTGGCCGTCGACAAAGTTATGCGCTGACGCCAGCCACGGTGAGAGCAGAAGTGAAATCATCAATAATCGACGTAGCAGCATCGCAGATCCTTTATTTCGCTGAGTTGAGATGGGGAATCCTGTGCCGGACAATCTACAGAGGATAACGGGCGAGCCATTGCTCGATACGTCCGCGAATATCGCCATTCAGGGCGCAGGGCGCGTCGTACGGTGTTCGCATTTCCATTGCATCAGCCACCATCTCATCATGTCGGTCTCCCATCAGACCGTTAATCGCAGCCAGAAAGCGGGAGATGGCGCGAGCATCGTGATTGTCGGGATCGAGAGAACGTAACGTGTCGAAATAAGAAACCTGCTGACTGATGATTTTTCGCATGGTGTGGAATTCACTACCTGTCAGTTGCGGTTGGGCCAGCAGATCCCGTAGCGTGCGCATTTGCGCCTGACAATAGGTTGTAAATCCGCTGGCCGTCTCTGGCTGACTGTGGCGCAAGGAATACTGGACGACCCACCAGACGGGACGACTCAGGTAAAGACGCAGGCGCTTTCCATACGTGGCAATAATCGTTTTATTCCCGTTACGAAACCCGTCCTGGAAGTGGCCGAGAAAAACGGTGGTTTTGCTAAATAAACGGCCGGCCTGGTGGTTCTTGCGATAGAGACGTAGCGCAAAACGTAAATGCTTATAACGCGCGCGAATGAATTTGTACTGCATCCGTTCGTTATCTGACAGCTCGCCGCCGCGTAATTGCTTCAGCACCAAACGCAGTAAGTCCGTGCGGGTAAAACCTTCCTCCCAAAACTGCAGGCACAGATCATAACAGCGACGGATATTATCCTCGGTGCAGTAGGTTTGAACACGCTCCGGTAGCGTGGCATGGCGATCAACGATGTCGTCTTCTTCCACCGCCCCAAACAGGTGCTGGAGAACGTCTGGCGAGAATTTTTCGTGCGTCATGAGTGAGTCTCTTTGCCTGCGGTAAATGGTAAGCGCTGGCGATGGCGATAGGCGTGTAGCGTTGGGATCAGGGAAAGCAGCACATCCAGGCATTGTCCGGCGAAATAAGCAAAAGCCGCGCCGATTACGCCAAAGAGATGCGACAGCCCTGGCAGCAGGACAATGTAGGCGAGGGAAGCCAGGGTCTGTGCGGTCAGAAAAGCCCGCTGTTTACCGGACATAAGCAGCAGCGATTCCTGAGGAAAACCCAACATCGATACGATAATTGCGCCAAGCATGATCTGGATGAGGTCATACGCCTGGAGGTATTTAACGCCAAAAACCAGCGAAATGAGCGGCTTACCGACAATCACCACCGCAAGCGCTACGACGATTCCAATCCCACCGGCCAGCAGCGCTGATTTCATTCCCAGTCGCCACGGTTTTTTGCTGCGCGGATCTAAGCGCATCACTTCGGGATAAAAGCTCTTTGCAAGCAACTGCGCGGGCGTTCCTGTCGCATCGAAAAAAGTCATCGCAATTTTAAACAGCCCGGCGGCGGCAGGACCGAGAACGACCCCCACCAATACCGTGCTGCATGAGTTGCGTGCAGACCAGATCGTGTGGGCAAAGTTGGTTGCCCAGACAAAATTCCATGCGCCTTCAAGGCGGCGCGCTGATTCAAACAGTTGCGGGCGTAGCGCACCGTGAATATTCCGGCTACGCAGTTCGCGCGCGGCAAACCACCAGTACATTGTGCCGCCGACCAGGCTGGAGGCGTACCAGGTGATCACAAAACCGGCAAACCCAAAATCGCCGAAATACGCGATAACGCTGCCCAGCGCGCGCAAGAAAGGTTTGGTGGCCTGCTGTACGGCAATCAAATCAAAACGGTTCACCGCCCGCAAAATCCCCGTTGGGGTGGATGAGGCCATTGAAGGGATCAGTGTGCAGTACAGCATTGCCAGCCAGAAGCTATCGGCGTCGAGGCCTAATGAATGCGAGAGAAACGGCAGTAACCCCATCCCGCAAAGGATCGCCGCCGCGCCGCTGGCGATATCCAGGCTGAAGGAAAAAGAGATCACATCGCGGAACTGCTGCAGATTATTGTTTTCCAGCGCGGGTGTCCCGTACTGAACGACCAGTTGCCAGGTCTGGAATTTGGCAAAATCGCTAATGGCTTTGGTGTACGACTGAACAATGACCAGCACGCCGAACATCGCCGGCGTCATCCCTTTACCGGCGCAGGAAAGCGCCAGTAGCCCCAGCAGGGCGCTCACCACATTACTGGAGCCTAAATAGGCGCTATTACGAATGATGGTGCGAAACGCGCCATCAGCAAACCACTTTTTCATGGGAGAAAACCCGCCAGACCTGGTTAATCATCACTCAGCAGGAGCAAACCCGCCCAGCATAAAATCTCAGGCCGGTGACGTGCGCAGTGCCTGAGTTCAGAGATTATTTCGCTATGGGTGCTCCCCGATTTCGGGCAGGACGCTGGCGTGTTGCGCTAAAACGCGCCTGCGCTGAGAATCCCGGGCCATAACGGAGGCGGCTGCCAGCGCTTTTTCCAGCACCTCGCGGTAGGGGGCTCTGGAATCCAGATCGAAAATTCTCGCGCCGTTGTAGGTGATCTTCATCATGACGTCGATTTTGTCGCGCAGCTCGTTGTAGTCGTGGTCGGGCTTACGGGAAAATGCGGTATCAATATCGATATCAAGACGAATGATGAGTTCAGGACGATATAACGCCATTTTCTGATACAGGCGGGATTCGCGTTTCGCCATGCGGTTTTTCACCCAGCCCGTCGCGCGTTCGACGCCAATCCCCGGTCCGTCATAATGGAAACCGGAAATTTCGGCCTGAGGGTAACGATCGCTAATCACCAGCACGCCGCTTTGCGCCAGTCGCCGGACCTTGCGTAAGTTAGCCATCCGGCGTAGTGAGAACCCGTACATAATTAACGCCGCCCAAAGTGCGGGAGCCTGGGTACTCATGCTCTGCGTTTTTGACGATTTGGCCGCCAGTCGTCGTTCAAGCCATCTCCCGATAAGCGGCAGACGTTTGATTTTGTCGCCATCTTCTCCGGAAACCAGTCCCAGGTAGCGGCGTTCAGTCACCCACCTTTGCTGCAGGTTTTTCACCAAATCCGCGGTTAACGTGGATTTACCGGTGCCATCGCAGCCCACCACAGCAATCAGTCCCGGAATATATTCCGCTAATGGTCCGTTCTGGGAGCTTACGTTCTCTGTGTCCATGTCGTTCCGTCTTAAAAAGGACTCGGAAATCCGATCCGGTGATCGCGAAGAGAGGTCTGAATTGAGCGTAATGACGCAGTAAGAATTTTATCCGCCGGCTCCCGACCGTTCAGTTCGAGGATTGTCGCCCCGTTGAACGTCAGATGCGGCGTGACCGCGATCTTCTCGT comes from the Citrobacter amalonaticus genome and includes:
- a CDS encoding lipopolysaccharide biosynthesis protein is translated as MKKWFADGAFRTIIRNSAYLGSSNVVSALLGLLALSCAGKGMTPAMFGVLVIVQSYTKAISDFAKFQTWQLVVQYGTPALENNNLQQFRDVISFSFSLDIASGAAAILCGMGLLPFLSHSLGLDADSFWLAMLYCTLIPSMASSTPTGILRAVNRFDLIAVQQATKPFLRALGSVIAYFGDFGFAGFVITWYASSLVGGTMYWWFAARELRSRNIHGALRPQLFESARRLEGAWNFVWATNFAHTIWSARNSCSTVLVGVVLGPAAAGLFKIAMTFFDATGTPAQLLAKSFYPEVMRLDPRSKKPWRLGMKSALLAGGIGIVVALAVVIVGKPLISLVFGVKYLQAYDLIQIMLGAIIVSMLGFPQESLLLMSGKQRAFLTAQTLASLAYIVLLPGLSHLFGVIGAAFAYFAGQCLDVLLSLIPTLHAYRHRQRLPFTAGKETHS
- a CDS encoding YtfJ family protein, with translation MLLRRLLMISLLLSPWLASAHNFVDGQPVKPIVITDRGELLLDNRDTFSYRSWNSGELAGKVRIVQYIAGRKSAKKKNAMLIKAVKAANFPLDRFQPTTIVNTDDVIFGSGFFVLGKIEKNKRRYPWAQFIIDSSGLGRRTWQLNEMSSTILVLDKEGRVLWAKDGDLTPKEVHQVIAMVQKMVNESPGL